The nucleotide sequence AGAACATAATTGGGTTGCGAGATTCCCAGACAAACGGTCGATAGAGCGTTACGAAAACGGCTTGGGGAGCTACACTAGCTATGCTGCCAAGACTTCCATCTAACTTGCCAATGTTGTAGCCAGAGCCTTGGTCTTTCGTCCGGCTATACAGGGCCTGCTGGGTGATTCTGCTTCGCTCGCCAATTTTGTCTACGTCGAAACGTTCGTCTCCTTCCGTAAGATTTACGGAACCGAAGTAACCCACTGTCAGGCCAACTACAACAAAAAATGGCTTAAGCAGGCTGCGAAGGAATGCATTACTAATACGTTGGCTGTTTTCGTTGAATACCCAGAAAAGCGCTGGAGCTAAGAATGACATCAGGATGTACACCTTGATCATAATTAAGAGGTACGCTCCAACTCCCCCGAATAAAGCGGCCCGCAGAATATTACGTTTCAGAATAAGCCCATAATAAAAGCCATAAAAAACCCATCCTAGCGCGCCCAGACACAGGGAGTCTTTCATCAAACCAGAGCCCCAGAAAAACACAGAAGGTAAAAAGAATGCCGCTGTAGCTAATTGTTTATAAGCAGCAGGATACAATCTGATAAAAACAATGTACATAGCCCACACACCGGTGAAGCTTATTAGTGCAAAAAATAACGCAAGAACAGTATAACAGTTAAAGCAAAGTAGCCCTAGCCAAGCTACAATTCGCACCACAAAAAACTCCGTATTGTCGCCGCCACTGGCGCCAAACCAAAACATGCGAGCCGTGTAGCGCGTGATTTCAGGAGAATTTTCACTTGCAGTGATAAGCTTCAAACCAGTGCTAAACGATTCCTTGAAGGCTTCGTTGATGATTGTAGCATGGTAGTGATAATTGAAGGTGTCACCCCCGCCGTAGTAAAACTGATAGATCAGTCCTAATGCAATAGCTCCAACAAATTTCAGTGTAAGAGCTGGAATGAAATATTTTACAGTGAAAACGTTCGTGACCTTCGGTCGTATGGCATACGCTAGCGCATAGAAGAGCACTAGATAGAAAGGTGTAATGAACAGATCCTGGAGTTGCATAGGCGCTAGGGGGTAAGCCTACTTCTTGTTTTTCTTCAGATAAGCCCTTGCCTCCCGGTAAGCAGCCGATTTATTGTCGGCAATGTCCCGCACGATGGTATAGTAGCGGCGAGCAGCGGCAGTATCTTTCTCCTTCTCAGCTATGCGGGCTAAGTTGTAATTGGAGTGCAGGTAGAAGCCTCCTTTCACTTCTTCGGTGAGTTCCGAGAAAACAATGCACCGCTGGTAGTAATCTTTCGACTTCTCGAAATCCTTGTAGCGGTTCTGCATCAACCAGCCTAAAAAATAGGTGGCGTAGCGTCCGCTAGTAGCTTCGTAGCTAGGCATGCCCTGATTGAGCTTGGACAGGATTTCCAGGCTCAGGCGCTCACATTCGCGAAAGTCGCCAAGGTTGAAGCACGACAACGCGTAGAACCGTTGGAAATAGCCGTTGTCGGGGTAAGTCTTGGCTAAGCTACGGGCAATAGGAGCAGCCGCTTCCCAGTTGTTCTCCTCGTTGTTGAGAATGCGCATCAAAAAGACCTTGGCTTCCGGACCCACGTAGAAGCCATTCTCAGCCACACTGCGCAACTGTTGTAATCCTAGCTGCTTGTTCCCTTTCGGAAACAATAGCAATACAGGCTTTAACAGCGGGTAGTTAGTGGGAATCCAGACAGCATAATAATTGAAAAGCGCCTGTCCGAACAAGAATTCTGGACTCAGCCCATTGGCTTCTTTGCTTAGCTCTAAATACTTCAGGGCGCGCTTGGCGCTAATAGTGGCCTTGGGCCAGTTAGAACGCTCGGCATTCAACCGCCCATCAAAGCCATAAGCAGCTGCCAAGAAAAAGCAAGCCTCGTAGTTCTTATCATCAGCATCAAACTGTGCTTCTGCCTTTTGGATGGTGGTATCCATGTAAGCAAAGAACAGTTTGTCGTATTGCTTGGTCTTGATATTAGTAGGCACGATTTTCCACCATTGACTGAGCCCCATCAGAAAATAAGGCATTGGGTGGTTGGGATAACGCCGCCGCAATGAGCGGAACTGTTTTTCAGCTCGGTCATATTTGCAGTTATACAAGTTCTGCACGGCCCCTTCCAACTCAGTCTGGATATCTTTGTCCAGCAAGAGCCAACCTTTGGTGTTGGCTGTGGGCATGATATCGACGTTCTCGGTTTCGATATTGCGGATGGGAGAAGACGACCGGGTGGTATCGGCCCGCTGTGCTAGTGCCAGAAAAGGCAACAACAACAGTAACAGGATAAATCGGAGGCGAAGAATCATAGAAACAGTTACTTGCAGGTACTACTACGGCGTGGGCCGCAGCAGTGCCCCCCAGTGGGACAACTAAAGTATGGCTTTTGTCCTAGTTTTGAATAAATAACTGCTCGTTATGAAGCTTTTACACACCTTATGTCGCATTGCGGCACCTTCCGGAAACGAAGCGCCACTCACGCAGTATCTTTTAGAGTACATCAAGGAACAGCAAAGCAACTGGCTGGTTCAACCTACCATCCTAGCCGGAGACGAATGGCAGGATTGTATTATGTTGGTCTTCGGCGCGCCGCGCACAGCTGTTTTTGCCCATATAGATAGTATCGGATTCACTGTCCGCTATGGTCAACAGCTTGTGCGGATTGGTGGCCCGGTTGTAGAAGCTGGCTCCCGCCTCGTGGGGCGCGATGCACAAGGCGAAATAGAATGTGAGCTAACCATCGACGAGGAAACCGGGGAAATAGGCTATGAGTTCACGCGCGAGATTGAGCGGGGCACCGAACTAACCTTCCGTTGCGACTTCCGCGAGACAGAAACTACTGTACAAAGCTGCTATCTCGATAATCGCCTCGGCGTGTGGAACGCATTGCGGCTTTGCGAAACTCTTGAAAATGGCATTGTTGCCTTTAGCTGCTGGGAAGAACACGGCGGCGGCTCGGTAGCCTATCTAGCCAAGCATATCTACGAAACCTACGGTGTGCGGCAAGCTCTGATTTCGGACATTACCTGGGTAACTGAAGGCGTGCAGCCAGGGCAAGGTGTTGTCATCTCCTTGCGCGACTCACTTATTCCCCGTCGTGCCTATGTAGAGCGCATTCGCCGTATTGCGGAGGCATCTGGTGTAGCGCATCAACTAGAAGTGGAAGGCAGCGGCGGCTCTGATGCGAAAGAATTGCAACATGGTGCCCAACCTTGGGACTGGTGCTTTATCGGTGCTCCCGAAAACAATGTGCATTCTCCTGACGAGATAGTAGACAAGCGCGACATCGCCAGCATGCTGGAACTGTACCAAGTATTGATGAGAGAATTGTAAGGACTATAGAGGAAATATATGGAATCAAGCACAAATTTGAAGTTTACTAATTACTCATCTTACTCAATAGCGTGTCGGTACTAACTTCTACATCCAGTAAAACAGTTGAGCATCTATCGTATCAAGAGCTTGATATTCTGCATTCTCTGCGTGGTTTCTGTGCTTTCTATGTGGTAATATTTCATGCCAAATTTATTCTCTGGTCTGGGGGAAACCAGTATTTACAGATGCACCCGCGTGCCACGTGGCAGATACTCGATTACATTCTTTTCGGGCTTGACATGTTTAGCGCGGCAGGCTATGAGATGGTTATCTTTTTCTTCACGCTATCAGGATTCTTTATTCGGTATGCGCAACTGCGTAAACATCGGCGTCCAATAGCCTTTTATATCAACCGGATAGTTCGCATTTATCCTCCCTATTTGTTTTCGGTGCTATTGGCCTGCGGCGTGTTGCTTGCACTTGGTATACTAGCGCCAGAAGCTTTAACTGGGGCTCCGGAAAGGGAGTTGAATCCTGCTTTGCAGGAAGCAAGACAACAATTATTGAATTTTCACCTTTCCGATTTGCTGCTAGTAGTTGGCTTCTTGAAGAACAACGAGTTTTACACTGGTTACAACGAAGTGTATTGGTCATTGCTACCAGAAGCGTTGTTCTATCTAGGAGTGCCCTTATTCTTCTGGCGAATCAAATGGTACTACATAATCTCTGTGCTGATTTATGTGTTTAATCTCTTCAACTCGTCATTAGTAATTGATAATGCGATAGTCAATTATATGTTGACATATAATTTCTACTTCGCAATTGGGGTAGCACTGTATGACTTGGTGATATTCACTGAATGGCTTCGCTGGGTAAGAAGAGTTTCCAGCAAGCTGCTTTTTGTAGTAGCTGTAATGCTATTCGGGTTGATGCTTGTAGCCGCAGTGACCAAGCTCAAACCTCTATCAGGGACTCTTGCTGCTATTCTAGCATTCTTAAGTATATCTTCTTTGCTAGCGGGTAAGGTGTCGCCTAAGAATTGGCTGGTACGAGCCACGCACTCTATTGGAATATACAGCTTCTCACTTTATCTGTATCATTTCCCTCTCCTGATACTGTGCTATGCAGGGCTAGTATGGCTGACAGGTGATTTAGTTATCTACGCGCGCTATTACTGGCTAGCAGTGCCCTTAGTGACTATGCTTAGTTACGCATTGTATTTGGTAACGGAACGAGCATCCGTGAACTACTTTAGAAAAGTATAGCCGCGGGGAAAGCGCAGAGTGACTTGAATATTAGGTAATAAACTTTATTTTACCCATTCGATTCTTGTTTCTCTACACTTCCAACCCCACCGCTTTATGATGAGTTTTCTATACGTCGTGCCCGCACTTGGGCTACTGGCTTTAGTGTACACGTGGTTTCGCTCTGGCTGGGTAAGCCGGCAGGATGCCGGAGACGAGCGCATGCGCACCATTGCCGGCTATATCGCCGATGGGGCTATTGCTTTCCTGAAAGCAGAATACAGGGTGATGGTGTTCTTCGGCCTTATTGCTGGCGCCTTCCTATTTTATCTGGGCAGTACAGGTGAAAAATCCAGCCCTATAATTGTCATTGCCTTTGTCATTGGAGCCCTGCTGTCGGCGGCGGCTGGGTTTATTGGGATGAAGATTGCCACGAAAGCGAATGTGCGTACGGCGCAAGCTGCGCGTACCAGTCTCTCAAATGCCCTGAACGTATCCTTCTCAGGAGGCTCAGTGATGGGTATGGGCGTAGCCGGCTTAGCCGTGTTGGGATTGGGCTCGCTGTTTATTGTGTTCTACCAGCTATTCGTAGTGAACACGGGAGGTAGTGCTAACGGCGTTGAGATGGAAACCGCTCTTGAAGTGCTAACCGGCTTTTCCCTCGGAGCCGAAAGCATTGCGCTTTTCGCTCGGGTAGGAGGAGGAATTTATACCAAGGCTGCTGACGTTGGAGCCGACCTGGTAGGCAAAGTGGAAGCCGGTATTCCAGAAGACGACCCTCGCAACCCCGCCACCATTGCCGACAACGTAGGGGATAACGTGGGCGACGTGGCTGGGATGGGAGCTGACCTGTTTGGATCCTATGTCGCGACCATCTTAGCTACGATGGTGCTAGGGCGCGAAGTGGTAGCCAATGGCGACCAGTTTCAGGGTCTTTCCCCCATCTTGCTGCCTATGGTAATTGCCGGCATGGGCATTGTAGCCTCCCTGATAGGCATTCTATTGGTACGCGTAAAAGAAAACGGCAACGTGCAAGCCGCCCTCAACTTCGGCAACTATGTGTCGGTAGCAGTGTCGGCAGCAGCATCCTACTTCATCATCCGCTGGATGCTCCCAGCAGGTGACTTGATTATCGGTCGGCCTGGTTCGGTGCCATTCAATTCCCTGGATGTTTTCTGGGCAGTAGTAGTAGGCTTGGTAGTGGGTACACTGATGAGTATTATCACGGAGTATTATACGGCCATGGGAAAGCGGCCCGTGCTGAGCATTGTACGCCAGAGCAGCACTGGGCACGCTACCACCGTAATCGGGGGCATATCGGTGGGCATGGAATCGACGGTGCTACCAATTATCGTGCTGGCGGCTGGTATCGTACTTAGCTTCGAGTGTGCGGGCCTCTACGGAGTGGCCATTGCGGCAGCCGGTATGATGGCCACTACAGCTATGCAGTTGGCTATTGATGCCTTTGGACCTATTGCCGACAATGCTGGCGGAATTGCCGAGATGAGTGAATTGCCCAAGGAAGTACGGGAGCGTACCGATATTCTGGACGCCGTAGGCAACACCACAGCAGCCACGGGCAAGGGCTTCGCTATTGCTTCGGCTGCTCTTACCTCGCTGGCTCTTTTTGCGGCGTTCATGGGCACGGCCAAAATCACCTCCATCGACATCAGCAATGCCCGCGTGCTGGCGGGGTTGTTCGTTGGCGCTATGATTCCTTTTATCTTCTCGGGACTGGCTATTGCAGCCGTGGGCCGGGCGGCTATGGCGATGGTGCAGGAAGTGCGGCGCCAATTCCGTGAGATTCCTGGCATCATGGAAGGCACTGGCCGGCCGGAGTATGAGAAGTGCGTAGCTATTTCCACCCAGGCTGCCATCCGCGAGATGATGCTGCCAGGTGCCATTGCGCTCATCGTCCCTATCATTATTGGCTTTGCTTTCGGTCCTGAAGTACTGGGTGGTACCTTGGCTGGCGTCACGGTGAGCGGAGTGCTGATGGCCATCTTCCAAAGCAATGCCGGGGGAGCTTGGGACAATGCTAAAAAGTCGTTTGAAAAGGGCGTGATGATTGATGGCGTGATGCAATACAAAGGTTCAGATGCGCACAAAGCTTCTGTTACTGGCGATACCGTTGGCGACCCTTTCAAGGATACCTCTGGTCCTTCCATGAACATTCTCATCAAGCTCATGAGCATTGTGTCCCTGGTGATTGCGCCACACATTGCTGCTCCCGATCGTGGAGTTGCCCCTGCCCAAGGAAAACGCCCCATTGATATGCAGGCCCGCCCCCATGTGCGCTACACCGACTCCGGGGCGCACGCGACAGAAGCGCTGTTCGTGCTGCTGCGTCAGCAACTGTAGTACCTGGCTTGAACCGAATGGTCCTAGCTAGTATGCCGCTCGAAGACGGATGGTCCTGCTATCTGTACAGCAGCACTCGGCGGTAACCATTCTACTGGGCTGTAGACAGAAGAGCCGCCTTTCCGTACCGGGGAGGCGGCCTTTTCTATTACCTTTGACGGCTCGCTCCCCTGCGGCCCAACCCCATACGGATGAACCCGGATCATATCTCGCTGCATAACAAACAGTTTGAGCCCTATTTATCGGCTGAGCGCCTTATGGCGGCAATCACTGAACTTGCCGTGCAGCTCAACCAGGAGTACGCCAACAAAACACCTCTCTTTGTGGCAGTGCTCAATGGCTCGTTCATGTTCGCTGCCGACTTGATGAAAGCCATGCATATTCCTTGCGAAATCTCTTTCATTCGAGTCGCTTCGTACCAAGGAACCAGTAGCACAGGTAAAGTACAGGAGGTGTTAGGCCTTACGGAGGATATAGCTGGCCGCCACGTCGTAGTTCTCGAAGACATTGTGGATACCGGGCACACCATGAAAATGCTGCTCGATACACTAGGTGCTCAAGCACCAGCCTCCTTGGAAGTAGCCACATTGTTCATGAAGCCCGAATGCCTGCAGCATGAGCTGGCTATCCGGTACGTGGGGCTCAGTATTCCCAACGACTTCATTGTTGGCTATGGCCTCGACTATGATGGCTTGGGCCGCAACTACCCAGATGTGTACAAGGCAGTGTAACCTACCTTCGGGAATCAGCAGCTAAAATTCGCTGGTGAGCCTAGTAGCTTTAACTTTCCTTGCTTATCTTTCTCAACCCCATCTAATTTTTTCCTGATAAACCCACACGCTATGCTGAATATCGTGCTTTTCGGCCCGCCTGGTGCCGGCAAAGGAACGCAGAGCCAGAAGCTGATTGCCCGTTACAATCTAGTGCACCTTTCCACCGGTGACTTGCTCCGTTCCCAAATTGCGCAAGGTACCGAACTAGGCCTGCGTGCCAAGAAGCTCATGGACGAAGGGTTGCTTGTGCCTGATGAGGTAGTGATTGGCATGATTGAGAGCCAACTAGCTGGCAATACCGGAGTAGCTGGCTTTATCTTCGACGGCTTTCCACGTACTGTGCCCCAAGCCGAAAGCCTCGATGCCCTTATGCAGCGCTACGATACCGGTGTATCCTGCATGATAGCCCTGGAAGTAGCCGAAGAGGAACTGGTGAAACGCTTGCTCGAGCGTGGCAAAACCAGCAACCGCACCGACGACCAAGACGAAACCAAGATCCGCAAACGTGTAACGGTGTACAACACCGAAACGGCGCAGGTGGCTGGATTCTACGCTGCACAGCATAAATTTCATGCCCTAAACGGTATTGGAGGCATTGACGAAATATTTCAGCAAATCTGCACCATCATCGACCAGCACCAAGCTGCTACCACCGAAGATACCCGGCAGGCAACCGACGAAGTAAAAGCGTAACTTTGCGGCCATAACCGCGCGAGTCTATCATCCTGACGCAGGAAGGACCTTATCACGTAAGAACGGTTGTTGTCACAACGACTTTTCTTGTTTGGTAAGGTCCTTTTTTTCAATGTGCCGGCTACGGATGGTAGCTATTTTGGGGTAGGCCCCCTATCAGTTTTAATTCAGCATTTTTCTCAGTGGCTTCTAATAACTTCATCGACTACGTCAAAATCAACTGCCGCTCCGGAGCGGGCGGAGCGGGTTCACACCACTTTTTCCGTGCCAAAGGCCTGCCAAACGGCGGCCCTGATGGTGGCGACGGTGGCCGTGGTGGTCATATTATCTTGGAGGGTAATTCGCAGCTTTGGACTTTGCTGCACTTGCAATACCAAAAGCATTTAATTGCCAAACCGGGACAGGGCGGTGGCGAAAACCTGCGCACTGGCGCGCAAGGCGACGATATTATTATTCAAGTGCCGCTAGGCACTATTGCTCGTGATGCCGAAACGGGTGAGAAGAAGCTGGAAATCACGGAACACGGCCAGCGCCTCATTCTTACCCCTGGTGGCCGTGGTGGCCTCGGCAACGACCATTTTAAATCCGCTACCAACCAAGCACCAACCTACGCGCAGCCTGGTGAGCCGGGCATCGACGAGTGGGTGATTCTGGAGCTGAAGCTACTGGCTGACGTAGGATTGGTTGGTTTCCCGAACGCAGGCAAAAGCACGTTGCTTTCCGTTGTGTCGGCGGCGAAACCCAAGATTGCAGACTACGCCTTCACCACTCTCACGCCCAACCTAGGTGTGGTAGCTTACCGCGACTACAAGTCGTTTGTAATGGCCGATATCCCGGGCATTATAGAAGGTGCCGCAGAAGGCAAAGGGCTAGGCACCCGCTTCCTGCGGCACATTGAACGTAACTCCATCCTGTTGTTCACGATTGCCTGCGACAGCCCAGACATTGCCGCTGAATACAACGTGCTACTAAGTGAGCTAGAGCAGTTCAACCCGGAGCTATTGGATAAGAACCGCCTGCTGGCTATCACTAAATCCGATATGCTGGACGAAGAGTTGGAAAACGAAATCCGCAGTACACTGCCTACGGATTTGCCGAGCGTATTTATCTCCAGCCTAGCGAACAAAAATATTCAGCAACTAAAAGACCTGATCTGGCATGCACTGCATGCATAACAATGGCAAACAAACCGTACTAACTAATTCTTGAACTTGGCAATCAACCTTTTCCCAGGATAGATAACATTTCGGCGGAAATAATATCTGTAGTAGGAAAAGTATTTATAAAGTTTGAAGTAGATATTCTTTTGCAGGTTGCTCTTGAAATGACCTAGCATCAAAATATTATTCACCGAATAGTTGAATAGACTATCCGGTGCGAAATAATCTTCCCAAGCTTTACGGGCTAACCTAGATTTGATAGCCCAGTTGATTTCTTCTCGCTCAAGAACAGCGGGTATGGTGTGGACCTTATCTTCTGGAATGAAAATGGCAAATTCTTCCCAAGTAGGACCAGCAGGCCGCACCCAGTCATCGGATATAATAACGGGTACTCGACCAGCCTGCATTGTCTCGAACAAGCGAATAGAGGAAGTTCCTATACCCTTGGGGCACAGAATGAATTTGGTATTGGCAATAAGATCGGCGTATTGAATCTGTAAATCCTGGGGCTTCTGATCACTGTACATCTTTTGGTCAGACGTAATAATAACTGCACGTTTATGGTGCAGTTTCATTATTTCCTTCCTTGGCTTGGACTGTGGGTTTCCGTAGAAAGAGAAGAGATAGTCAGGCGTTTCCGAAAAGTCGCACCGTATATAGGGGTTTATGCTTTCTATATAGCAGGTTGCGCAAATCTTGTCGCCATCAAATGCATTTTTGGGAATGCATGTGTATAAACCAGGTAATATGAACCACGGTACATCGTGGGCATTATACATGAAAACTTTGTTCGGATATTTCTTAACTATAGGATGACTCTTTAATTTCCTGAAAAAAGGGTCATGGTGATACCTGGAATTCTCTATAAATAAAATAATGTCTGCTATTTCAGGCGCATCTACTATCTGGTGCTGCTTGTATTTGTCTAGATGCGCATCTTTGAGAAATGTACTTAGCGGTTCAGGATCTTCATAAGCAGACGTTATGAAGACCTTAGCAGCTAAACTAGAAACCTGGTTGGTACCCATAGGTATAAGGTTAATGCACTTATAAATAGCAAGTTGCGTACTCCCATATAGCTTCGGGTGGTACGCAACTTACTGTTTATAAATTAGCTAACAACAGAATTGTCGCTGGAGAGAATAGCAACCGTATTGGCCGAATTGAAATGAGCAGCTTGCTCAGCGCGGAGTTGGTCGATAAGGCGACCTTCCGGCAAAATCACATCGTCGTATGTAAGCACTTCGTCGCGTGCTATATCGCGGCGTAGAATGCAGCCTTCCGCAACGCCGATAGGGAGCAAGTTCTCTGTGAGCGTAACGTCGGCATTTTCGGCCAAGCCGTAGGTGTGATAATGGCCAATACCATCTAACTGCTGCCCGGCCTTAAGGTCGATTTTAGCGGCTGTAACTACCTCAACGCGCATAGGGCCAGCTGGTGCTAGCGCCGCATCTTGGAAGAGAACAGCACGTGCCACTGTAGTTGGTGTTTCGAAGTGGCAAAGGTGATAAGGCGTGTAGAAGCAGTACAGCGGCCCAGGGCCTAGCTTGTAGAGCTTTAGGTAGTGCTGCTGAACCGGATCTTCGATAGTTCCCAAGACAAAAACTCCTGGTCCAGGCTCTGCGCCTACTACATAGTCTACAATGCCAGGGCCACCATTAAGTAGTGGCTCATGAGGATACCATTCGGCAGCTTTCGTGATGGGAGTACCTGGCTCGACGGTAGGGCCTAGCATACCACGGCGTGCTACGCGCATATTCAGGGCGTTAGCAATAACGGCCTGCTCGAAGCTGATTTTGCTGCCATCAGCGAAACTAGTAACCATGCTAGGGTTCTGCCCCCATTGCCGAGCAAACCCTTCCTGCGTGGTTGGGTTGCGGTACGGGTCGTGGAGGCCCTTGATGTTACCGCACAGCACTGGCGTCACACCAATTCCTTTCACAAAGCGGGCAAGGTTGAGCGTCACGCCCGGCTGGTCTCCGTCCGAAACAGTGTATACCACACCAGCACGGTCGGCGTATACTTTCAGAATGGCACCTACTGTGCCGTCGAGTTCGGCGTTGAGAAGGATGATGTGTTTGCCGTGTCGGATGGCTTCCATTACCACATGGGCACCGTGCTCCACGGCCCCTGTTACTTCAATTATGGCATCAATGCCTTCGGCACGGCTCACTAGGAGGGCGTCATCGGTGATGGCGGGCTGTCCTAGCTGGATGCAAGCTTCCAACTGCTCAACGCTACCTACTTCCCGAACACCAGTTACTCCGGCATTGGTATAGGCCTGTCGGGCGTTATCGATGGTGCGGTTGGCAATAGCTACTAACTCCATACCCGGAGTGTAGCGGCAAATTTGGTGGGCTACACCACGGGCCATAAAGCCGGCGCCTATCATGGCTACTCTTATAGGCTTACCGGCCAACTGCCGCTTCTGAAGTGCTGTATCAACAAGTATCATTCTAGTAATATTGAAAAGGAGTTAGAAGACCCGCTCATGGAAAAAAGCGGCAACAAGCATACAAACCCGCCAAACAATGAAGTTTGGCGGGTTTCATGTACATGGATAGGCTATTTTGCCTCTAGGTGTTGGGGAGTGAATACAAAATCAGGATGCTGGCTGTCCTTCTCTGAAACTAGGACAGGCTTGGCAGGCCACTGGATGCCGATCGTGGGATCATTCCAGCGCAAGCCACGCTCTGCACCGGGAGCGTACTTAGCGGATACCTGATACGTAACGTCGCTGTTGTCAACGAGCGTGAGAAAACCGTGCGCAAAGCGGCCCGGCACAAATAGCATGCGGAACGAATCAGCCGTTAGCTCAACTCCAATCCACTGGCCATACGTGGGAGACTCCTCGCGCAAGTCCACGATA is from Hymenobacter tibetensis and encodes:
- a CDS encoding tol-pal system protein YbgF; this translates as MILRLRFILLLLLLPFLALAQRADTTRSSSPIRNIETENVDIMPTANTKGWLLLDKDIQTELEGAVQNLYNCKYDRAEKQFRSLRRRYPNHPMPYFLMGLSQWWKIVPTNIKTKQYDKLFFAYMDTTIQKAEAQFDADDKNYEACFFLAAAYGFDGRLNAERSNWPKATISAKRALKYLELSKEANGLSPEFLFGQALFNYYAVWIPTNYPLLKPVLLLFPKGNKQLGLQQLRSVAENGFYVGPEAKVFLMRILNNEENNWEAAAPIARSLAKTYPDNGYFQRFYALSCFNLGDFRECERLSLEILSKLNQGMPSYEATSGRYATYFLGWLMQNRYKDFEKSKDYYQRCIVFSELTEEVKGGFYLHSNYNLARIAEKEKDTAAARRYYTIVRDIADNKSAAYREARAYLKKNKK
- a CDS encoding M20/M25/M40 family metallo-hydrolase; this translates as MKLLHTLCRIAAPSGNEAPLTQYLLEYIKEQQSNWLVQPTILAGDEWQDCIMLVFGAPRTAVFAHIDSIGFTVRYGQQLVRIGGPVVEAGSRLVGRDAQGEIECELTIDEETGEIGYEFTREIERGTELTFRCDFRETETTVQSCYLDNRLGVWNALRLCETLENGIVAFSCWEEHGGGSVAYLAKHIYETYGVRQALISDITWVTEGVQPGQGVVISLRDSLIPRRAYVERIRRIAEASGVAHQLEVEGSGGSDAKELQHGAQPWDWCFIGAPENNVHSPDEIVDKRDIASMLELYQVLMREL
- a CDS encoding acyltransferase family protein codes for the protein MSVLTSTSSKTVEHLSYQELDILHSLRGFCAFYVVIFHAKFILWSGGNQYLQMHPRATWQILDYILFGLDMFSAAGYEMVIFFFTLSGFFIRYAQLRKHRRPIAFYINRIVRIYPPYLFSVLLACGVLLALGILAPEALTGAPERELNPALQEARQQLLNFHLSDLLLVVGFLKNNEFYTGYNEVYWSLLPEALFYLGVPLFFWRIKWYYIISVLIYVFNLFNSSLVIDNAIVNYMLTYNFYFAIGVALYDLVIFTEWLRWVRRVSSKLLFVVAVMLFGLMLVAAVTKLKPLSGTLAAILAFLSISSLLAGKVSPKNWLVRATHSIGIYSFSLYLYHFPLLILCYAGLVWLTGDLVIYARYYWLAVPLVTMLSYALYLVTERASVNYFRKV
- a CDS encoding sodium-translocating pyrophosphatase; translated protein: MMSFLYVVPALGLLALVYTWFRSGWVSRQDAGDERMRTIAGYIADGAIAFLKAEYRVMVFFGLIAGAFLFYLGSTGEKSSPIIVIAFVIGALLSAAAGFIGMKIATKANVRTAQAARTSLSNALNVSFSGGSVMGMGVAGLAVLGLGSLFIVFYQLFVVNTGGSANGVEMETALEVLTGFSLGAESIALFARVGGGIYTKAADVGADLVGKVEAGIPEDDPRNPATIADNVGDNVGDVAGMGADLFGSYVATILATMVLGREVVANGDQFQGLSPILLPMVIAGMGIVASLIGILLVRVKENGNVQAALNFGNYVSVAVSAAASYFIIRWMLPAGDLIIGRPGSVPFNSLDVFWAVVVGLVVGTLMSIITEYYTAMGKRPVLSIVRQSSTGHATTVIGGISVGMESTVLPIIVLAAGIVLSFECAGLYGVAIAAAGMMATTAMQLAIDAFGPIADNAGGIAEMSELPKEVRERTDILDAVGNTTAATGKGFAIASAALTSLALFAAFMGTAKITSIDISNARVLAGLFVGAMIPFIFSGLAIAAVGRAAMAMVQEVRRQFREIPGIMEGTGRPEYEKCVAISTQAAIREMMLPGAIALIVPIIIGFAFGPEVLGGTLAGVTVSGVLMAIFQSNAGGAWDNAKKSFEKGVMIDGVMQYKGSDAHKASVTGDTVGDPFKDTSGPSMNILIKLMSIVSLVIAPHIAAPDRGVAPAQGKRPIDMQARPHVRYTDSGAHATEALFVLLRQQL
- the hpt gene encoding hypoxanthine phosphoribosyltransferase, producing the protein MAAITELAVQLNQEYANKTPLFVAVLNGSFMFAADLMKAMHIPCEISFIRVASYQGTSSTGKVQEVLGLTEDIAGRHVVVLEDIVDTGHTMKMLLDTLGAQAPASLEVATLFMKPECLQHELAIRYVGLSIPNDFIVGYGLDYDGLGRNYPDVYKAV
- a CDS encoding adenylate kinase; the encoded protein is MLNIVLFGPPGAGKGTQSQKLIARYNLVHLSTGDLLRSQIAQGTELGLRAKKLMDEGLLVPDEVVIGMIESQLAGNTGVAGFIFDGFPRTVPQAESLDALMQRYDTGVSCMIALEVAEEELVKRLLERGKTSNRTDDQDETKIRKRVTVYNTETAQVAGFYAAQHKFHALNGIGGIDEIFQQICTIIDQHQAATTEDTRQATDEVKA
- the obgE gene encoding GTPase ObgE, translated to MASNNFIDYVKINCRSGAGGAGSHHFFRAKGLPNGGPDGGDGGRGGHIILEGNSQLWTLLHLQYQKHLIAKPGQGGGENLRTGAQGDDIIIQVPLGTIARDAETGEKKLEITEHGQRLILTPGGRGGLGNDHFKSATNQAPTYAQPGEPGIDEWVILELKLLADVGLVGFPNAGKSTLLSVVSAAKPKIADYAFTTLTPNLGVVAYRDYKSFVMADIPGIIEGAAEGKGLGTRFLRHIERNSILLFTIACDSPDIAAEYNVLLSELEQFNPELLDKNRLLAITKSDMLDEELENEIRSTLPTDLPSVFISSLANKNIQQLKDLIWHALHA
- a CDS encoding exostosin domain-containing protein, with product MGTNQVSSLAAKVFITSAYEDPEPLSTFLKDAHLDKYKQHQIVDAPEIADIILFIENSRYHHDPFFRKLKSHPIVKKYPNKVFMYNAHDVPWFILPGLYTCIPKNAFDGDKICATCYIESINPYIRCDFSETPDYLFSFYGNPQSKPRKEIMKLHHKRAVIITSDQKMYSDQKPQDLQIQYADLIANTKFILCPKGIGTSSIRLFETMQAGRVPVIISDDWVRPAGPTWEEFAIFIPEDKVHTIPAVLEREEINWAIKSRLARKAWEDYFAPDSLFNYSVNNILMLGHFKSNLQKNIYFKLYKYFSYYRYYFRRNVIYPGKRLIAKFKN